Part of the Nicotiana sylvestris chromosome 2, ASM39365v2, whole genome shotgun sequence genome, TTCCCACCGTGTAGTGGAGAATCGCGCTCACCCACTCACGGATATCAGCAACCAGCGGAGGAGGTAATCTCTCAGCTGCAAAGGCAAAACAAATACTCAATGATGTCTCCTAAAGAAAGGCGACCGACGACCGTCTTaagaaaaattacaaagtaaACAAAGGAAAACTCACGAGTGAAATCCCACGTCTCTGGAAACCCCACCGAGTTCGCCATAAGGTGCTATGTCCGCACATAGAAGTAGCTTTCCCAAAAGCATCGATTGACCTTATCATCCATCTTTACCACCAAACTCTTGGTTCCTCGATGGCGCATATGGATCATCGTACCACGAAGAAAATGAGGGGCAAAGATGTAGAGCATGTGCCCTAATGAAATTCCTTGGCCGGTTAGTTCCGCGTACTTGATGAGCATAAGGAAGAGCTTGTACACATATGGAGAGAGTTGAGTCGGGCACACTTCATAGAAACGGCAGAAGTCTACCACCAAAGAAGCAATGGGGAGCGTGCACCTAATAACGAAGGGGTACGCGTAAAAAGTGCAATAACCCGGGTGGTGTAGATGCACAATATCCTTCCCCACCAGCACCATTTTGACATTAGCAAGAATTCACCACTTAGTTTTGAGTGCCCCGGTCGCTGCCTCATCCATAGTGGAAGGAACGGGCTCTGGATCACTTCCTGAAGGGCTATAAAAATCAGTCCTCGCCTTCTCCGGACGAGGAACTATCTCATCCACCGTTGGAAATCCCTCATCTTCCACCACCTCCACTCCCTCTTCGAGTAGGGATGCGTCGCTTTCCGGCACCAGAGCACCAACAACTCTATCGGATTGGGAAGAAGTGATGGCCATTTGTCTCTCTTGATCGAAGTAAGCAAGAAAAGTGCGGGAAAAGAGATAGTGGCCACTTCAAATTCTATCGAAAGCAGAAGTATGAAAGACCAGAGGATGAGGAAGTTTGCAAAGTTCTTTCTCAGGTAAATTGAAAAACATAACAATCAAATAAGGGATTCCCCTTATTTATAGGAACATAAATGTCCTGAGCGGGAAACCCACCCAAGAGCCGCCAATCAAAAAACTGAAAGGGCACGGGAAACAATATGATGCCTGGGAAACGTGCGCTGTAATGATGCATAATGGGTATTCATGGTACCCTAAATTGATGCGACGATCCAACTCTGAATTGACGTAATGGTCCAATGAAATCCCTGAAGCGTCACCTCGCCACCTCGCCTTAAGGATCGCATTCCGCGCATAATGTTCAAATTTCTCCTAACTTTTGAATCAACAGAATCCGCCCATCGAGCTTGCCAAAAGGCGACCCCACCGGGCGGAGGGACTaattgtataggtcaaaatctgaccacaagatgattgtccttaaaaggaacgaTAAGGGGTTGACCAAGCCGTAGTCGTACCCACGAGGCGTAACAGCGGCAAGCATCTCGGCCACTATCGAGATCGAGCCGTCAGAAGGCCTGTACGACAGCACATACGTCGTACTACTCGGGCAAGTAAGGAAGAGTGTAGTCATGAGAGGGTCCGTTGGGTAGAGACCGTTGGATAAAGGTAAAGGTTGATAATATATATATGAGGGGAAAATGCAAGAGAAAGGGGGATCCTATTCAAGAAAAGAGAGGAGCAACGTATCAAAGATGAGAACAAGAGGAGATCCccaacaacaaaccaacaacccAGATTTCGGCTACAACTTTTTGTAATCATCATTGTTGAATCAACAAAGATAGATCTCTTAGTTATCAACAACTttccctctttttcttctttgctcTTACAAATACGGTACAAACATATCAAAGATGTAAGCTTATTATTTACATTTGATATCTGTCAATCATCTTAAGGAATCTTATATAAACTTGGCCTCCTTCGATTGTAACATTCAATATGTTTGAATTTAGAGTTAATTATGTTGGGCTAAGATTTATCTTTCATCATGTATCTCATCATTACTTAGTTTAACTAAAAGGTTTAACACTTTTTTTGATCAAACAATTACGAACTAATAAGTGGcaaccaaaagaaaaaatatatatacttatttaaACTGAGTTAAATTTAAACCTCTATTGCTTAGCCCTTAATAGGATACCACTAGAATACGACTCCAATAAAACTTTTGTTCTTAGTGAAAGGAAACATTGTTTCTAGTCTATTGTGAATGTATCAAAACACTCGAAGTACAAGAAACGTGGACATGAATAAAACAGAGATGGATCCAAATTATGATTTCTCCTTGAAAACGAATAGATAAAATAATTGAAATGTGACTTATTACATATTGTAGACGTTGCAGTCATAAAATCCTCGAGACCAAAGCAAGCCTAGGATTGGTAACAGAGGTTGTCAAATCCCATATAATCTTTGTTCTCCAGCTTCTCAATCATATTTGCTATCCCCACACCACCTGCAAAATTATCAAGCACGTCGCTTTTCATGGTCAAGAAAACAGAAAAGAAGAAATGGGCAGAaatattagtcattttaacaataAGAATGAAaaatgagtatatatatatacctaaGCTGATAGCACTGACAAATATTGTCATAGCCAGTATGAAAATGATAATAGAGGCCCTTCCAAGTAGAGCAATTACTCTTCTAACAACGTGCTGACCAACAAGTGCAGCAATTGTTGCCACAGAAACGAAATAAGCAGCTGCACATTTTTTGAAATATAAACAGTCAAGATTATCTAAAGCGATTAATTAAAATTGTTAATTTTGTCTTTGTTGCTAATTACCGTATGGGACAGGGAAACGCTTCAAAAGGTAATATTGCACAACTGACATGGAGGATGAGAATGTCATTGAAAAGGTTGATGTTGCACTTGCTACCTGCAAATTACCCTCACTTTGTCAAACAATTTATCCTTCATCAACTATAAGAAATTAAACACATTAAACAGAGTTTTTTCATATGCAATAAATCACTTCATTTAATTTATTTGTGACTAGAAATAGGCAGATTTAGAGAAACTGTGCAGGATGTATTTAAGTGTATACATATAATAAGAATACACTCATTCACGAACTCTAGATCATTACCTCGCATCAGTAGCAGATACTGATTTATATGAGATCATGGCAATAATATCCGATAAAATTGCATATTGAGGCTTTACTTGCGCAGATCGAGgtattatatttatattatacagCAAGATGTTTACCTGAGGAGGAATTCCGAGTTCTAGGAAAAGAGGTCCTAGGATAAAGCCACCTCCTAGACCAAGCAAACCTCCAACAATACCAGCAACTATGCCACAACAACAGTAAAAGAAGAGCAGATGGGGCTTCCAACTTGTTATTTCCTTTCCTTTCGATGCAATCACCCTTGTACCCTTGTACAGACATACTGCTTCATAAAGTGATACAGAAACAGCAACAGGTATCTAACATATAGAAAAGCCGGATTAGTTAGAAAATAAGACTAAGTTACCTatgtatataagttaaatcctTTCTGCCTGCTAATTTACCTGCAAGAAGTTTAAAATCCAGTACTCGATGGAGCATGTCACGGTGTAGGTCTGCAAGCAAAAATTATGAGTATGTGTTGAGAGAATACAGAGTCTACTGCTCGATCAGGTTGAAATTTATCATAAAAAAGCTAACCTTCACAATTTGAATTGCAAGGAAAGCTACCCACACAAACATTAGAAGTCCCAGTTCTTTCCAGTAAACATTGCGAAGCATGGGAACCTATAcgtttaattaaaaaaacatgtACTCCATTAATATGCACGTGAAGTTGTTAAAAAGAAGATCGGTTTAGATATCAACAGATGGAGCATGTACTTACAGTGTCATCTACATTAGCTAATGGACCAGTGGGAAGTGGCCTGTATTCGCCTTCGGACTCTGCATTTTATCAGATGAATAACCTTGAATATACATACATGTCTGGCTTATTTTGCACTGAATTTCCCTTAGCTTGTAGTATATATTATTCAGGATACGGTTACTATATATAGCATACATATATTGAGATGTAAACATCAAATTAAGTCCTACGTTTTGTACATGGTCTCTGCTGCTCTATTTTTATCCTATATATTTATGACTTATAAATGCTGCTTTCACTTCTTTTAAGATCGatctccagttatgttgctgttTGTTCACACTTTGCACTCTTGTTAATGCAAAACTACTCAACAATGTTGAAAATGCCAATTAAAACTCACCACTTGGCTTGAACTCTGACTCCAACTGCTTGGCTGCTTCCTGGGGTTACATTGTAGGATTACGTGAAagttaaaaagaaattaaaacagagaaattaagaAGAGCTTTATTGTGATCAAGTGTAAAACTCACCTTTTTCATTAATGTTTCCTTCTTCCATGTCTCAATTCCCTTGAACAATGCCTTTGACGAGGTACCTACAACATTTACATATATACTAGTTAAGGATTTTGAAAAAGCTAGACCAATAGAATAAATTTAACACACTGACAATCGCTTGAACCTGTTGTACTAAACACGTAACAAGCTAAGTTTCCGGCCTTGTTTTTTAAGTTGCTACTACTAGTTAATTTCCTCTCCTATGGATAACATATATATACTAAGTAGTATCATTTTAAGTCATGACATGATAGTGTGTGATGTATAAAAGTATAACTCGATGGAATAAATTAATGTACATAGCAAGAAGATCGAGATTAATTACCAACAAAGAGAATGATAAGAAGAACAGTGACCATCCAATCAGCAAAGATGACATTGAAAGCGACCCCAATGCTAATACCAAGCATAAGCATAGGTTGTAAGAGCAAGGCCAAATCATAGTCTATTATGGGCATGTCTAGAGATGGGTGCCTCAGCCTCATGTTGTAGTACACAGTTGATCCAGCTGCTCCCATTATCATGCCTTCAATAAACAAATAAGTAGTTTAATATATAgagtatacatacatatatatatatttaaaagacAAAGTAGCAAATACTACATACATTTGGAAATAGCTGTAGATGACTTTGGGTCGAAGCCAATAATAAGGGTTAGCATTGGAACAAAGATTCCGCCGCCTCCAACCCCACCAACGCTTCCCAAGGCTGCACCAAAAAACCCGACAATCGATCCTACTATTATTTTCCATCCAAACTTCATCTCCTGCTCCCAAAGAAAAACATagtcataatatatatatatatatatatatataatggttagCGAGCGAGCATTCTGTATGTTTACTTTACATGATAATATGTTTGTTACAAATTAAAGAGCTATGAGATAGTATTCATATATACCGGCCAGACGTGCTCATAAGTGGACTTGCCATTCCACAGGAAACGCAGAAGCCGTAATGCAAAACCTTGTCTCATCTCTTTCTCTACAACGTAAGTTGGCTCTTCAGTTTTCAGAAGCCTTTCTGCATTGCCTACATCACTTATAGTGAATAATCCCCAGCATATTATCCAAACTGCCGTTATGAGCAACGCCTTCACTCTCTGTTTTACCTCCTCATTAGCCATGTTGAAAACCATCTCGATCAAATTCAAGAACCTGCAGGGAAAGAGCAAGGTCTAGTACGTacgtagatatatatatatatatatatatatatatatagcttccTCCGTTTCCTCTGAGGTTTGCCTGCTTCTAGCTTCCACTTTCAAGAACCTGCAGGGAAAGAGCAGAGGAATTGAAAAGTAAATCTCAAGATTGCATGCTCGAATATCTTCTTTTTTGCCTGCGTTTTATATAATTTGAAAGAGCAGTAAATAGTTCACTCTTTCCCTATGCGTCTGATATGGACATTTACGTGTTTTCTACTGTTGAAGAAAGATATACTATCATTTTCATATTTCTAAGTGTAGTTGGAATCTAGTGAAGATTTTATTGCATTAGGAATTATTTAATCTTTTTTATCTGTCATTTTAAAAGTGTACGTGACCCTTCCTTGGACCTTGGGTGAACGCAATATTTTTCTTGCACGGACTGCCTTTTCTTTAACTCAAAAAATTTGGCCGAAACTAGTTGTGCATTTAAAAAACCACAAAGATATTAATTAGTTATTATTTTTTTCCAATATCTCACATTTACTATCATGAGAAGATACATATAGCATTCGTTATTCATAGCCATTAGTTATTCATCTAAGGAAGATATAAGAATAATTTACTCAAATAATTGAGCTACTACTACTGAATAAGTTTTTTGTTCCAAACCCTGAAAAAAGGAACTGATGGGGTAATTAATAGCGGAAAATGCAACCATTTAGGAGGACATATAACTTCCAAACTCAACAGAAAATGGTAAGTTTTCATACCCTTCACCAATTGTAGAGTCAAACTCAATGTACCAAAATCTTGTTAAAGATAGTACTAGTGTTTGTTTCTTAAGAATTACGTCTACATTTCACACCCATCCAAAATCTGTAAAGCCTATTAGTTTTGTCGTATACATGCAAAGGGAGAGAAAAGAAAGCCCCTTTTTTGCACTACTCCACCATCTAGGAACCAAATTTCCATACCAGAAATAGAGGGAAGCAGTGTTGTTTGTCCTACCAAAGTGAAGTTTCCACGAAACCCTCCAATTCACCATCTTACGCATGCAGGAGCCTAACCATGGCTGACGAGAGATTTCAGACCACCCTTATCTTTCAGAGCATGAAATTATTACTTGGTATTCTATTAAAGATTTAAGTATATATGCTGGGAATGTAAAAAGGTCATGCACGATCAGTGTAATTTAACATGTTATATAGCAGTTCACTTACCCTATATTGTAGGTTATTAGTTAAGGTTTGTTAAATAAAGTTACGTGTAATTACTTTTTAAATAGCCTGATCGTGTATATATGCACGGACAAGGGTTAATTTTCATTATGGCATTCAATAACTTTCTTTGGTCCgaagttgatttttttttgtgtgtgggtTTCCGGAGGAATAGAGCTAATGTGATGTCTGTATGgggtaaaatatgttcatatttaACGATCGCATGAGAAAGCGACACGTGGAGCCGAAGACAGAAGACAGTCGGGTCCAAAGGCAATAATTTCACTTGTTATCGGAGAGAATGATATTCATAAAGGCAAAATAAATGTCTGCCGCTCGGTAGCATTTAATAAAGAATATTCCACAACATTAAGTGCATGGTACGTTAGAGATAATATGGCATTCACTGCCTACCGTTACACATTCTCCAATGGCccataattgtcatttaagatatgcttgatcctaggaccttgttccctaggtgcaacTATAGATAGCGAGCTCAACCATCATGGTAAGATAGACGAATTTTCTGACAAGCATACAATATACTTTGTTCAAAgctaaatagaattttattttcttgcatatTTATATTGCTCTTACTGCTTCCGGAAGCTCTATTCCCGGGCTCAAGATCTCTACTATCTTATCTCGATTTCAACGCTAAGTCTTATATTTTGtgtaatttatttatcattttagggTCAAAttgattcacttgtctataaatcacgtataaattcaactgtaccgttctatggataaacagtttggcgcctactGTGGGGCTTAGATAGTTGTGTAATTGAATTGATCCCTGCATCtgttactaacttgtttgatTCTTTGTTCTTAAGCACAAATCATAATTAAAAATGACAGATAACGATGTCAACGTCGCACACAACATTGAGGCCTAAAGAAATCAGCCTCATCACGAAGATTCCATCAGCGATACTGCCATGAGGAGATGAGGCCACGCCGGTTTATGGTGGGCAGTATCCACGACACATTCGAGAGGCGACTCCTGATGATGCTGAAGACGAGCATGTCGTTGAAACACTAAGGTTCCTGAGGGAACAACAAAAGGCCATATGGGCCATCTCTCGCGGCAGGAACAGGTCATGACGGAATTAAGGTAGGCGTTGTCGGGTGCTTCCAACAATGCGAATGGACGGAGTCCAGTTCCTCTCAATGATCCCGCAAATCAAACAATGCAAAGGGGCGATAACAACACTCGAGGGGCGAAGTCGGCTTTGATAGGGCCGGGAAGAACGGTAGCGGATCCGATAACAACAATGAGAACGATCTCTTTAAAACTAAACTCATGCGGTTCATGAGGGAAATAAACGCCCGAATGGATCAAATTCCGAGCGCACCATCGGTATTGAAAGGACCGGATTCAAAGAAGTACACCCAACTGCTATTCAAACCAAGCGCGACACCAGAGTTGATCCTGAAGCGGTTTAAAATGTCAGACGGACCAAAGTATGCTGGGAATTCAGATCCTTAGGAGCATATCACCACCTATACAACAACGGTGAAGGGAAACGATTTGGCTCAAACGGTCAAGCATATCAAGCATATAAATCAAACGGTCTTCAACGGGACGATTTTTGCCTTATGAGCAGGCCGAAGGATGCGACAAAAGTTTCCGGTCGGCGGATAGATTCTCTACCGATAGGGAGAACTGATCGCGACTAGAATAATAGGTCATTATTGGCTAAGGAGACATCGGGTTCGTGTGATTCTTTCTACCCAGGCTTTCCGAATATAACTTTAAAATCAGCGTAGTGGAGTTGGTGTCGGCTTTGAGGAAAATTCAAGAAGCACGATTATTGAGACCTATGAGATCCGATCCCAGCCAAAAGGATCCTAATTTATGGTGCAAATACCATGGAACCAACGGTCACCGAACATGGGACTGTTGGCATCTGCACAAGGAGGTGGCAACATTGCTGAAAAATGGCCATCTTAGAGAATTTTTAAGCGACCGGGCTAAAAACAACTACGGCCGCAATCGTGATAATGCAGAATCCTCGAAAGAAGGAAAATATCCCCATGTTTGACGATCGACATGATTTTTAGGGGGAACGAGATTAATGGTGTAACATTTTTAGCGACAAAAAAGACGAAGGTGTCAGTAACCCACAGTAAGAGACTTCGAAAAGTCGCTGAGGACGACATTAATTTCATAGAGGAAAACGCATATGGACTACTACTGTCGTACAACGAtgtactggtaatatctttaaatGTCTTAGATTTTAAGATTAAACGTGTTTTGGTGGACCTAGGAAGTTCGTCCAATATCATCCAATGGAAAGTGTTGGAGCAAGCCAAGCTCACCGAAAGTATCATTCTGGCCATAAAACTTCTCGTCAGGTTCAACCTAGCAAGCGTGACAACCCGAGGAGAGATCATGCTTCCCATAAATGTTGAGGGGGTAGTTAATGAAAATGACCCTTTTCGAGGTGGTGATGGCGATATAGGCTACAAAATTATCCTAGGGAGGCTGTGGTTGCACGAGATTGAAGGTTGCGTCATCGACATATCATTAGTTGCTGAAATTCCCATCTCCCTaggaaattaaacaaataagagtTGACCAACCAGCAGTaagggagatgaatgcaatcTCAGTTTCTAGTAGCAAAGGGAAGGAGAATGCGatatagcaattacaggaaccaGTGCCTGCTCTCGAGTCGAGCGAAGTCAACCAGGGGGAGGAGTCATTGGAATCCTATCAGGTACTGAGATATTTCTAGGTACCAGAAGAAACGGACGCAACAAAATCCACAACAGAAGAACTTGAACAAATCGCATGTTCAATAAGTTCTTAGAGAGGAAGTTCCACTTGGGGACAAGACTACACCCCGAACTTAGTTCTGGATTTATAgaatttcttaaatttaatgtcgattgttttgcatggtcgcatgcaatatgacaggtatcccaccAGAAGTGGTCGTGCAAAAAT contains:
- the LOC104236361 gene encoding sulfite exporter TauE/SafE family protein 3-like gives rise to the protein MVFNMANEEVKQRVKALLITAVWIICWGLFTISDVGNAERLLKTEEPTYVVEKEMRQGFALRLLRFLWNGKSTYEHVWPEMKFGWKIIVGSIVGFFGAALGSVGGVGGGGIFVPMLTLIIGFDPKSSTAISKCMIMGAAGSTVYYNMRLRHPSLDMPIIDYDLALLLQPMLMLGISIGVAFNVIFADWMVTVLLIILFVGTSSKALFKGIETWKKETLMKKEAAKQLESEFKPSESEGEYRPLPTGPLANVDDTVPMLRNVYWKELGLLMFVWVAFLAIQIVKTYTVTCSIEYWILNFLQIPVAVSVSLYEAVCLYKGTRVIASKGKEITSWKPHLLFFYCCCGIVAGIVGGLLGLGGGFILGPLFLELGIPPQVASATSTFSMTFSSSMSVVQYYLLKRFPVPYAAYFVSVATIAALVGQHVVRRVIALLGRASIIIFILAMTIFVSAISLGGVGIANMIEKLENKDYMGFDNLCYQS